One window of the Eucalyptus grandis isolate ANBG69807.140 chromosome 8, ASM1654582v1, whole genome shotgun sequence genome contains the following:
- the LOC104441057 gene encoding anthocyanidin reductase ((2S)-flavan-3-ol-forming), protein MAAEIGGNKKACVIGGTGFVASVLIKLLLEKGYAVNTTVRDPDNQKRVSHLNELQQLGVLKIFRADLTDESSFDAPIAGCVFVFHVATPINFASEDPENDMIKPAMQGVLNVIRACARAKAVKRLVWTSSTAAVSINNLQGTGLVMDEKNWTDVGFLTSVKPPDWGYPACKTLAEKAAWRFAEENDVDLITVIPTLLAGRSLTQDVPSSVCLAMSLLTGNEFLINGLKDMQMLSGSIFITHVEDACRAHIFVAENESASGRYICCAANTCLPELAKFLNKRYPRYKVPTDFGDFPSKGKLILSSEKLINEGFTYKYSIESIYDQSVEYFKEKGLLQV, encoded by the exons ATGGCTGCAGAGATTGGAGGGAACAAGAAGGCATGTGTTATTGGAGGGACTGGTTTTGTGGCTTCTGTGCTGATCAAGCTTTTGCTTGAGAAGGGTTATGCTGTGAATACCACTGTTAGGGACCCAG ATAATCAAAAGAGGGTATCCCATCTCAATGAGCTCCAGCAGTTGGGTGTCCTCAAGATTTTCAGGGCAGATCTCACCGATGAATCGAGCTTTGATGCTCCTATAGCCGGCTGTGTCTTTGTCTTCCATGTCGCGACCCCAATCAACTTTGCTTCCGAAGACCCTGAG AATGACATGATCAAGCCAGCCATGCAGGGAGTCCTGAATGTTATCAGAGCTTGCGCCAGGGCGAAGGCAGTGAAACGACTCGTGTGGACTTCATCAACAGCTGCAGTTTCGATCAACAATCTTCAGGGGACGGGTTTGGTCATGGATGAGAAAAACTGGACTGACGTTGGGTTCCTGACCTCTGTGAAGCCGCCTGACTGG GGGTACCCCGCTTGCAAGACGCTGGCGGAGAAAGCAGCGTGGAGATTTGCGGAGGAAAACGATGTTGACCTTATAACTGTCATCCCAACCCTCCTAGCTGGCCGTTCTCTCACACAGGATGTCCCCAGCAGCGTCTGTCTTGCAATGTCGCTGCTAACAG gAAACGAGTTCTTGATAAATGGCCTGAAAGACATGCAAATGCTGTCGGGTTCCATTTTTATCACGCATGTTGAGGACGCCTGCCGCGCTCACATTTTTGTGGCCGAAAATGAATCTGCTTCTGGACGATACATCTGCTGCGCTGCCAACACCTGTCTTCCAGAACTCGCAAAGTTCCTGAACAAAAGATACCCCCGGTACAAAGTCCCAACAGA TTTTGGGGATTTCCCGTCCAAGGGCAAGTTGATTCTCTCTTCGGAGAAACTAATCAATGAGG